The following is a genomic window from Spirosoma foliorum.
TGGAATAACGTATGGATAATTACCTGCTTCGAGTGGAGGAAAGGTTTTGGCAGCAACGAAAGCGGCAATACTCTTCCAGGGAACGGGTATCTCTAATTCTTGGCGGTTTATACCCTTCGGTTTTAAGTACGTTTCCCGATCCTTTGCCAGAATGCAAACGGCTCCATCTATTTCAAGAGCAGCAATCAGGTATGACTTCGGACGATGACACAGTTCCCAAATAGGAGCGGTGTGAACATCAATCGGTGGAACAGTAATTTTATCGTATACCTGATTTATGAGTTGCTGCAACTCCGTCTCACGTAGTAATCCATCGGGCAACAAATCAAAACTGCGTCGCACCACATCCGCATCATAAGGCTGGATGTCTTTGTCTGTAGTAGCTGGTGCGATTACGTGAACCGGCTTGTATGTACCAATCGTATCGGAAGTGCGTCGACGGTGAATACGCCCGAAACGCTGAATCAAGCTATCCAATGGAGCGGCATCCGTTACTAGTCGGTCAAACGAAATATCTAAACTTACTTCGACAACCTGTGTAGCAATGACCACGCATGGCCCCTCTGACTTGTCAAATACATCAATCAGGCTTTCCAAATCAGCTCTGTCACACCGTCGGAAACGACTATGAACCAACAATACAGGCACGTTCGGCAATTCTTTTTGCGCCCATTGGTACCGTTCCTGAGCAAGTTTAACCCGATTAGCGACAAACAAGACACGCTCCTTATTTTCACCCGTAACTACTTTTTTCACCAGCGCACGAGCAGATGTTTCATCAAGCAACTTGCTCACTTCATGTCGGTTAAATTTGGTAAGCGCTCGCTTCTTTAACTGAACCTGGTAAACACGTCGGCTACCGCCCAGTGCATTAATGAAATGTTGTTTTAGATCATCAGGAATAGTAGCTGTGCCAATATGCACCCGGCATCCTAACCGTACCAGTTCCTTGACCAACTCAAGTGTCATTGCCCGAGCCAGATTGTCGTATACATGCACCTCATCTAAAATCACGTCGCAGTCAGCAACATCGAGTGCTGCCGCTTCATGACCACTAGTCTTAAATACAATACTAGCCAACTGGTGCGGAGTTGTTACTTTAATACTAGCTCCTGGATTTCGCTGCCGGAATTGTTCTTCTTCAATCTGCTTACCTTTTTCGTCTCGAAGCCTGATCTGTGACGATGCGTGCGCCCGCCGAACATCCGTTTGCTCGTTGCGAGGCAGCCATTTACCATCTTTCTTGTTTAAATTTTCGTTTACTCGAAGGTACATGGCATTGATTGAAGCCTGAAACGGCAACGTATATACGACTCGCCCTAGACAACGGCGTAGCAAAAAGTCTGTCTTTCCAGCCCCCGTCGGCGCAATAACCAGCGTGTGCCGGTTTCGGCGATCCGTTGGCAATAATGAAAGAGGGTGTAAATCAGACTGTCGACTGTAATAAGTGAGATTAGGCCGCTTATAGTAGCTATTAAGAAGTGATTTAGCCTCGTGCATGTGCTCGGAGGCAAAATGGTCAGCACTCATCAGCAAACCTCGCCATCGCGACCGACCAGTAGGTCGACTTTTACAGTACTCAATGGCGTAATCAAACGCTTCTCGGGCCTCTTCGCGGCTGATTAAACGGTAGTTTACCTTGAATGCTTTTACTACAGGTTCTACCCGCGCCGACCAGACTTCCCACACTTCATGGCAACCGCTGTAGGTATAATCGGCGTGCCGGAGAAATACATCATTGGGCCCAAAATCACGTTTCAAATCATTGAGTCCGCGTCTGGATGCGTTATTATTCTGTAATGACTTTAATGATTTATGGTGAGCAACAACCGTATCAATTAGAATAGGCCAATCCCTTCGGTCGAATAAGGGTAGAAAAAGCAGCGACGAAATCTCGTGCCGGTGTGGATCAGATTCATCATTCTCTATTTTGCCAATCTTTCCCTGTAACACGCGCTGAAAATAAGGATGAGCTTTGCCTAGGTCATGCAGTACAGCACCCAATCGAGCTAATCTCGTGTTAAAGCCGTATTCCCGTGCCATTTTCAAAATACAGTCGACCACGTGCTGCGTGTGCTGCAACAGCGTCAATCCTCCCTGTTCGGGACTTTTTGCTAAGAGTTCCATTATTCGAGGGGATCAGCGCCAACGGGTCTACCAATAATCCTCACGGTGCCATACATCGGTTGATTCGCCTGAAAGCGGTCATATCCGACCATAACCGCCGATGAGCCTTCACCAAACAAAAGTTCGAAGCCAGGAATTTGGTCAAACTCGTCAGCGGACATAGTCAGTACCAAACCATCTGGTAGCAATACATCCTCATTTCGACATAAACAGACATGTTGCTCAGCTGCCAGTTCGGCATCTTCAGGGGTCGAAAAAGCCAGATGCAAGACTGGATTCAGCATAACACCCCGTATCAGAATTGATTGCTCCCGCGTTGCCCGTTTCCGTTTGGCTTCGATAACAAACGCCCTTGATTGCGTCCGTTCCTGTTGCTGATCAATTTTGGCATACGACAATCGATGCCGCAGAATTACCTCTACCCCCAGTTTTTGCCGAATACCTTCAACAATACTTGGCGTCAGAAACTGCTGGCTGAATGTTCGTTCATCGCGCACAGCGGTCCAAGGTTTGATGTAGCCGAAGGGTCCGGTATAGCGGACGACATAGTAAAGTTCTTGGCTCATAATGGGTTATCGGATTAACGTAATGCGCCAAAACCACTGCCTGTTAATTCACCAAGTCCCACCGTCCAGGCAAAATGTAGTGCATCGGGAGTTCCCTCAACAATCACCGGGCATTCACTTCCCCGATGATTAGTACCTTTAATAGCGATCTTTCGAGTGCGGGCAGTTTGGTAGGTACGATCGAACGAAACTGTAACGCCGAGATCGGCTCCAGAAAAGCCAGCCGCTATAAGTTTGCGCTGAAATGACTGGGTTAGCGCCTGATCAGTAGCTGGATCATCCCAGAGTAGATAGGCTCGCGAGCCATCGGGCCGTTTTTGGCGAATGACAATCGAGGAGCCGTCTGTCAGGAAATAATGCTGGGCTTGAAACGGTGGTGGGGCTACCTCACGAATCTCATAAATCTGCATACCAAAGCCCAACTCAGGTTGGTCCAATATACCTTTTAGTAGTTGCCGAGCTTTCTCGTCATCAAAAAAAGATATGTTCCAATTGGCTCCTTTGGGGAAACGTAAGGAAGCATTGCGACTTTCGCCCCCTCGTAACCAGCCGAAGCTATATAAACTCAAGCCATCGTGAATATCGTTTCGGCCTAGCCATTTGTGCAAAGCACCAGTAAGCTGGTGTAAATGGTCGTAGGGAACCGGTTGGGTATTGGGCGTTAGTTGTAGTTGAAGACGCATAGGTGGTTTAGAAGGTTGTTATTTGCCGTTAATAAGCGATGTGGGTCAAAGGTGAATGACCATTCCGCCAGAAATTGACGGTTTACAGAAAAAAATACCCGAAGGTGCGATTGATGATTGGGGTGAATTAATATCCCCTATGCACTACTAATTTCAATACCCGTAACGGGTGCGATTAATTACATTGTGAATAGTTTGGCACTAGAAGCTATGAAAGCACTGATATCCAGGGCATTTGATAAAAAGATGCGATCACAGCTTGGCTGACAATCCCTCAATAATATGACTTTAGGGCACCCTAGAAGGTTAATGCAAATACTAGCCAAATCTTTGTCTTGAGTAATAACCAATGATGGTGAAAATTCTATAATTTTAGGACTTACGCAAAGGCAACTGAAGGATTCGCCAACTCTTGACGAAGGTAAGCATCTAATAAGCCTTGTTTGAGTTGGTAAACCGTTTTCTTAGTCTGATAAGCCAACTGTTTAAAACGTAACCAAGTCAGAGCCGCTAAGCCAATGTGATTGCGTTGACTACGAGCTAATCGACATTGACAACATTCCAGACCCGTGATCTGCTTATCTTCTCGATGAAACTGCTCAATTGTCCAACGAATACCACTTTTTTCTTCAGCGGCACTCGTCTCATTTTGAGCTAAATCGTTGGTGACGATATAGTCCGTCCGGTGGGTAGACACCAGTACGCGGAACAGTTTAAGATAGGTGTTTTGAGGCATCTTGTGTACTTTAACCAGCTTACCCTGCTGCACCTGTTGAGCTGACCAGCTCAGATAGCTGACAGGTTGATACGATTCTTTGCCACCTGAATCATCGACCTTACGGTTGCTCTTGATAGGACAGTAAAACAGTTTTTCATTGGTAATGAGCCACTTGAAGAGGTCGGTCACAGCATACCAACTGTCCATTAAGACGATTCGATAACTGATCTGGCGGGGTGCTAGTTGGTTAAGCATGTCCAACACATGATCCAACTTGCTTTTTCCATCCTCATCGGGATTAAAAATACGGTAGTCAATGAGCCAGAACTGATTAATTTTAGGATTGAAGTAGACACAATTAACCACACCGATGCCTTTGATGATTCCATGAGCATTTCCACTGTATTGCCGACGAACCAGTTCAATTTTATGACTATGTTCTTTATTGAGCACGGTATCATCAAAGAGGATATAGCCATCGGTATCCAGTTGAATTTGGTGGCGGACATGTTGCCAGACCTGGCGAGGTGCCACTCGGCTAGCTTTGAGAAAGTACTGCACATTGTCATGGGTGATCCCTTCCAGGTGATCAGCCAAGTAGGTAGCCGTATAGTTGATCTGGCTACTCAGTAG
Proteins encoded in this region:
- the cas6 gene encoding CRISPR-associated endoribonuclease Cas6 produces the protein MRLQLQLTPNTQPVPYDHLHQLTGALHKWLGRNDIHDGLSLYSFGWLRGGESRNASLRFPKGANWNISFFDDEKARQLLKGILDQPELGFGMQIYEIREVAPPPFQAQHYFLTDGSSIVIRQKRPDGSRAYLLWDDPATDQALTQSFQRKLIAAGFSGADLGVTVSFDRTYQTARTRKIAIKGTNHRGSECPVIVEGTPDALHFAWTVGLGELTGSGFGALR
- a CDS encoding IS701 family transposase — protein: MKVTAQLYGQFLLSSQINYTATYLADHLEGITHDNVQYFLKASRVAPRQVWQHVRHQIQLDTDGYILFDDTVLNKEHSHKIELVRRQYSGNAHGIIKGIGVVNCVYFNPKINQFWLIDYRIFNPDEDGKSKLDHVLDMLNQLAPRQISYRIVLMDSWYAVTDLFKWLITNEKLFYCPIKSNRKVDDSGGKESYQPVSYLSWSAQQVQQGKLVKVHKMPQNTYLKLFRVLVSTHRTDYIVTNDLAQNETSAAEEKSGIRWTIEQFHREDKQITGLECCQCRLARSQRNHIGLAALTWLRFKQLAYQTKKTVYQLKQGLLDAYLRQELANPSVAFA
- the cas3 gene encoding CRISPR-associated helicase Cas3', which encodes MELLAKSPEQGGLTLLQHTQHVVDCILKMAREYGFNTRLARLGAVLHDLGKAHPYFQRVLQGKIGKIENDESDPHRHEISSLLFLPLFDRRDWPILIDTVVAHHKSLKSLQNNNASRRGLNDLKRDFGPNDVFLRHADYTYSGCHEVWEVWSARVEPVVKAFKVNYRLISREEAREAFDYAIEYCKSRPTGRSRWRGLLMSADHFASEHMHEAKSLLNSYYKRPNLTYYSRQSDLHPLSLLPTDRRNRHTLVIAPTGAGKTDFLLRRCLGRVVYTLPFQASINAMYLRVNENLNKKDGKWLPRNEQTDVRRAHASSQIRLRDEKGKQIEEEQFRQRNPGASIKVTTPHQLASIVFKTSGHEAAALDVADCDVILDEVHVYDNLARAMTLELVKELVRLGCRVHIGTATIPDDLKQHFINALGGSRRVYQVQLKKRALTKFNRHEVSKLLDETSARALVKKVVTGENKERVLFVANRVKLAQERYQWAQKELPNVPVLLVHSRFRRCDRADLESLIDVFDKSEGPCVVIATQVVEVSLDISFDRLVTDAAPLDSLIQRFGRIHRRRTSDTIGTYKPVHVIAPATTDKDIQPYDADVVRRSFDLLPDGLLRETELQQLINQVYDKITVPPIDVHTAPIWELCHRPKSYLIAALEIDGAVCILAKDRETYLKPKGINRQELEIPVPWKSIAAFVAAKTFPPLEAGNYPYVIPDNLYQYDPEGITLGLVLPDKPESVRAGASSTTAKRMI